From the Mycobacterium sp. 155 genome, the window TTTTCGAAGAACCACGTCGAGGTGTCCTGCCGCCACCGCTCCGGTAGTTTGGCTCGTTCTTTCTGGAAGCCTTCTTGCCATTGTCCGACGGCGTCGTCCGCTTCCTCGGCGTCGTCCCCTTTTTCGAAGGTGTATGGCTTTTGGATGTCATAGACGTAGTACTCGAACTCGTTGCGGAGCTGCCTGCCTCGTTCTTTCCATCGATCGCGCGTCCACAGCAGTAGGAAGACGACCATCGCCAACACCCACTGCAGCGCGGTCTTGAACCACGAATCGTCACACGTAGTCTGAATGATCGGCACGGCGATAGCCGCAATCAGAACCGCGACATCCCAGCGGGAGCTTCGGTGGTCGCAGAACAGTGATGCCTGAAGGTACCTCTGCGCGGCCGGCTCGGTCTGGCGGCTCTTCAGCTGAATATCGGTCATATTGCCTCTCCCGCGTTAGTAAATCAGAACGACTATTCGGCCGCGACATCATCGTCGAGGTGGACGGCGTGGCTGTGAGGAATACCATCGGAACTCGGGATGTGTACGACGACGGGCGGTTCGGGATTGGACGGGGCACAACAATTTCGCACGACAGACCGGCAGTTCGCCGATGCAGCTCCCGACCCAGTGATCACCGAGCGCATAGAACAACCGGATGCGACTCAACGCGACATCCTACGAACTGTGCTTGCCGGGTATGCCGCCCGTCCTGCACTCGGTGAACGTCCAGTCACCGTCAGCATTGACCCCCGTACCGGTCATTCACGCGCCCAACTCAGCTCCCGGTTCATCGAGATCAGCTACGGCGATCTCGGACGGCGCGTGGAGGCGGTCGCAAAGGCGTTGGCGTGCGATGGGGTATCGCCCGGTGACCGCGTCGCGATGGCGGGTCACAATACAGTCGACTACGTTGTGCTCGACTTGGCCTTGTTGTGGCTGGGCGTTGTCGTGGTGCCGCTACCGTCCAACACCACACTTGATGATCTTCAAGTGATCGTCGCTGAGACAACGCCCGTGGTGATGGCGTGCAGCATCGACGACGTGGACAACGTTGTCGCGGTAGCGAAGTCCGCGCAGGGGTTGCGTCGACTACTGCTCTTGGACTATCGCTCGGTAATCGACGGTCACCGCGACACTGCCGATGTTGTGCGCGCCCGGTTGGTTGAAGATGTACTTGCGCCGGTCGCGGTCGAACCGGTTGAAGCAGTCGTCAGGCGCGGAAGCTCGGGTGTGCCGCCGCCCGCAGACCACATAGACGTCGATGACCCACTCCGGCTGTTGCTCTACACATCAGGTAGCACCGGGGTTCCCAAAGGAGTGATGTTCACCGATCGCCTCACGGTTAACGCATGGCGGCCTTCGACGCGTGCAGCCTGGGGACATCCCCCACAGTTGCCGATGATCACGCTGGCAGCATTGCCGATGAGTCACATTTCAGGTCGCGGACTGGTTTATAGCACGTTGGGGTGCGGAGGCACCGCATATCTCCCTGCAATGCGTGATCTGTCAACGGTTTTCGACGACCTTGCAATGGTGCGTCCAACTCAGCTCGACTTCGTACCGCGGATGTGGGACCTCTTGCTCCACGAATATGACGACAGGGTTGAGCGCCGTATGAGGCATGAATCCGACCGTGACGAAGTCGGCCGAGAGGTGGCGGCGAGGATCCGCGAGCAGGTGCTGGGCGGCCGATACTTCTCGGCGATGACGGGCTCGGCCGTGATGTCGCCCCAAGCGAAGGCGCGCATTGAGACGCTCATCGGGCTCCACCTTCAGGAGGGATACGGCACCACCGAAACGGGTGTCATCAGTGTCGACGGTCGCGTCCGCCGACCGCCGGTGCTGGACTATCAGCTGATCGACGTGCCCGAATTGGGTTATTTTCAAACAGATTTTCCTCACCCACGTGGTGAGCTCGTAGTGAAGTCGAGCGCGGCGTCCCCCGGCTACTATCGACAGTCGGCACCGATGCGCGACGCACACGGTTACTTCCACACCGGCGATATCGTCGCGGAGATTGCGCCCGATCAGTTGTGTTATCTCGATCGGCGCAGCAACGTGGTCAAACTGTCGACGGGCGAATTCGTCGCCGTTGCCAAGGTCGAGGCGGCGCTGACCCAAAGCGACATGATCGAGCAAGCCTATGTGTGTGCGGATGGAGAGCATCCGTACCTGCTGGCAGTGATAGTGCCCTCCGCTCGGGCGCTAAGCGCATACGGCACGGCCGATGTCGGCGCCCTGAAGTCGGGCATCCGGTCTGCGATCGTGAGCGTCGGTCGCGACTGCGGTTTGCGATCGATGGAGATTCCTCGTGAAATCGTGATCGAGTCGGATCCCTTCACAGTCGCGAACGGACTGCTCACCGGTATGGGCAAACTGGTTCGTCCGCGATTGGAACGCCGCTACGCGACCGAATTGCGCCAAATGCATGGCCGCCTCGCCAATGAGCCTAAACCCTTTGAGGAACAATCAATTCTCGAGACCGTCATGAGTGTCGCGGTAACCATCTTGGGTCTCGACAGCACCGCTAACGTCACGCCGCAGAGCAGATTCGTCGATTTGGGCGGGGATTCGCTGTCGGCGTTGCGCTTTGCGAAGATGCTGGGTGAGCAGTACGGAATCGAAGTACCAGTCAGCAGTGTCATTGACCCGACGATGACACTGCGGAGCCTGGCTGGGGTCATCGATAGCCACGGGGATGTAACTACCTCGCAATTGAGCCACGACGCAGTGCATGGATGTGCCCCTGACATACTTCACGCGGCGGATCTGCGGGTGGAGAAGTTCATCGATCTAGCTGCCGTTGCGGCCCCGACGTCTGTCCGGATAGATAACCGCGTTGTTTTGCTCACGGGCGCAACTGGTTTCCTGGGGCGTCACCTGACGCTGGCGTGGCTCGAGCGGCTGGCAGTGGAAGGCGGCCAGCTGATCTGTCTCGTGCGCGGTGACGACGATGCGGCCGCGCGTCGCCGACTTGATGAGGAGTTCGACCGCGGCGATGCGACACCGCGCGAACGTTATCGCCACCTCGCTGAAGCGCGATTGACTGTGCTGGCAGGTCGCAAGAACGCCCATTTGCTCGATCTAGACGCGCGAACCTGGCGCATGCTAGCCGAATCAGTTGACCTCATCGTGGATTGTGCTGCGTTGGTGAACCACGTCCTGCCCTATCGAGAACTGTTCGGTCCAAATGTCGCCGGAACGGCAGAGCTGATCCGGCTCGCGGCAACATCCAGGGTTAAGGAGTTCGCCTACGTTTCGAGTATCGGCATCGGCGCGAGTGTCCCCTACAGCGCGTTTACGGAGTCAGCCGACATACGCAACATAAGTCCGACGCGTGCCGTTGACAACGCTTATGCCAGTGGGTATCTGAACAGCAAGTGGGCGAGCGAGGTGCTGTTACGTGATGCTCACGAGTCATACGGTATCCAGGCTTCGATATTTCGCTGTGGCCCGGTCTTGGCATCGACAGCCCGAGTTGGCCGAGTCGGTCTATCCGACACCACCGCGCGCCTTGTCCGGAGTCTGATAGTCACTGGGCTTGCGCCTAAGTCGTTCTATGAGTTGAGCGACGATGGGGGGCGTCGAGCGAGTCACTTCGGTGGTCTTCCGGTTGACTTTGTCGCGAAAGCGATTGTGGCGCTGGCGTACCGAGGGCCGTCGGGATTTGAGACCTACCACGTGGTGCCACCTGACGATGATGGTATTGGACTTGATGAATTTGTCGACTGGTTGATCGATGACGGCTATCCAATTCACCGGATAGGCGACTATGCGGAATGGTTCACGCAGTTCCAAGCCGCGTTGCAGGCGCTGCCGCACGATCAGCGGGAATCTTCGGTTCTACCGCTCCTGCACGCGTTTGCTCACCCACGCAGGCCATTTCGAGGACCTCTCGCGCATGCTGATCGGTTTCGCGAGGCACTCATAGAAGCAGCGATCAGCGCCGGTGGTGCTGTTCCTCGGCCAAGCGGCCGGGATATCGCTCAGTACGGGTTGCCAGGGCAATCGATCGTCCGCCACGGCGGGCTCTGAAGGTTCCTGTTCCCAGCCAGCGGGCCGCGGCGAGCGCCGTGAGCATCACCGTGACGCAATACAGGCCCTGGTCCTTAAGCCCCCACGCCACCGAGATCAGCGTTGCCGCACCCGCTGTGCAGAGCAATAAACCAACTGTGGCGCTGCGGATTCCACGCTTGTCCACCGATCCGCCGTCCCACAGTGGCAGCGGCGAGTTCTCCAGCGGTCGCAGCGCGACGAACGCCGTCGTCACCAGCACGATCATCAGTGCCAGCTGTACCACCGACAGTGCGATGAATCCGGGGGAGGCCGGGTCGTACCGGTCCAAGCCCAGGCGATCGAATACCAAGTGCATGCCCAGCAGCAGTGGCATGTGCCAGAGGTACAGCGTCATCGCGCCGGAGTTGCCGATCGCGGCCAGCCACCAGACGCGGGGCCGCTGCGCCCAGCGGGAGATTGCGGGTGCCGCGGCGGTCGCGAACGCGCACATCATGATGGCGTGCCCGGCCAGCAACAGCGACGGCGGTGTCATGTTCTTCAGATGCTGGCTCTCGATGCCCACCAGGCTCAGCTCATAGGGTCCGACGACCAGCAGCGTCAGGTTTACGCCGAGCATGCCGAAGCCGATCGCCAGGGCCGAGCGGACGGGGAGCAGTCCGCGGCGGTAGGCGACCCCGAACATGCCGGGGATCAACCACACCACGGTATTGAGATAGCCCAGCGTGGCGTGCCCGGCTCGGTCCATGGTGATGCGGACTACGTCGATTGCGGCGATGAATGCGTACGTGCCGATCACAGCTGCGGCCAGCTGCGCCGTCGTGGTGATCCGAGCCAGTAGCGGCACCGCGGCGAGCACCAGCACGTATGCACCGAGGAACCACAGCAGCTGAATCGAGATGCCCGCGACCGGCTCGTACACGTGCACCGGCAGCACGAACCGCAGCACCGTCAGCGTCACGCCCCAGAACGCCAGGTAGTAGAACACCGGCCGGTATAGCCGAGTGCAACGCTTGAGCAGCCAGCCACCCCATGGCTGGATTGCGGGCACCGCCCGCGGCGAGGTGCCGGGCCGCCAGGACGTCACCGATGCGGCGACCCCGGCGAAAAAGAACAGCGGCATGATCTGGAACACCCAGGTCAGGGCCTGGAACACGGTCGACGCTGTGAGTAGGTTGCTCCAGACGAAGACGTCGTCGCGGATGGTGCTCGTCGCCATGATCGTGTGTCCGAACACCACGCCCACGAGGGACACGATGCGGATCACATCGATGGCCCGGTCACGGTCGGCCGGGGTGGCTGCCTCGACTTCGGCGGGGGTGGGGAACAGTGATGCGGCTTTCCGGGCCGGGGTGGCGACAGCACTGGTCATGGCGGCAACGCTAAGGCCGGCTTGCGTCACCGGACCTAGGTAGAAGCACTCAAATCGACCGTGCGCGTCTGCCGCGACTCCTGCCAGAGGATCGCCACCATGCAGATGACTGAAAGCACCCCGACGGCGATGGCAAACGCCAGGCCTGCTGTCCGCAGACCCCAGTCACGCGCCGCCAGCCCCTCGCTGACCACCGGCAACGAGATCGCCACATAGGCGACGACGAAGTAGGTGGAACTGACCTCGGCGCGGCGTCCGGGCGGTGTCAGCTCGGCGACGGCGGCCAACCCGCGGCTGAAGCTGATGCCTTGTCCCGCACCTGACACCACGGCCGCGGCGATCAACCCGGGTAGCGACGAAAAGTACAGCGCGGCAGTCAGAATGACCATGCCGACCGTCAGGATGGCGCAGCCCACCGCGACTGCTCGCTGTGGGGGAATGCGCGTTGCGCCGATCTGCGCGACAGCGGAGGCGGCAAAGATCGAACATGCGATGACACCCGCGATCGCGTGGTTGTCGATGCCGATGACGTTGGCGAGGAATGATGGCGCCACCGCGGTGAACAGGCCGGCCACAGCGAAACCGGCGAATGCCGCCAGTGCCGCGATGATGAATATCGCGCGTACCTCGACCGGAACGGAGAGGCGCTGCACGCCGATGCTGCCGGTGCGTTCCGAGGTTTCCGGGACGACCAGGACGGCGATGCCGGCCATGGCGGCGAGCACGATGTGGATGAGGAACGGCAACTGCAGCGGATGTGGGGCGTATTGCACCAGCAGGCCGGCCAGCAGCGGTCCGGCACCGAGACCGCCGATGTTGGCGATCGTCGCGACGGTGGCGGCGCGTGCGTGCCAGCGTGGTGGCGCGGCCTCGATCACCGCGGCCGTGCCGGTCCCGGTGAACAGGCCCGCCGACAGGCCGGACAGCACTCGTCCCACGAGCAGTTGCGGCACCGAATCGGCGACGAGGAACACGACCGCACTGGCCAGCGCAGCCACCACACCGGCCAGCAGCATAGGTCGTCTGCCCACCGCATCGGACCAGCGACCGAACGCCAGCAACGCGAAAAGGACGCCGCCGGCGTAGGCCGCATAGATGACCGTGGTGGTCAGGACCGCGAAATGCATCCGCTCGGCGTACAGCGCATACATCGGGGTGGGCAGGGTCGTGCCGACCATGATGGCCGCGAAGGCGTAGGCGAGCAGGGCGAACGCGAAGGCAGAGCCGGAGCGATGGCCGAACGAAGAGCGCCGGAGATCAGGCATGTGCCATACCAACGTGTCGGCATGGTTGTGCAATTCCGTGTCGAGTGTCACGCCAGAGTGGCTGCGGAAATCCAGCGCCACTCTGGCGTGACACTCGGGCGCCCAGTTCGCGGGCCCAGTTCGAGATGATGATGAGCGACGCCCGCTGACTACTGAACCGGGCAGGCGTATTTTCTGGCCACGTCCATCACCCGGTCCTGTGCTCCGGGGCCGATAACGCCTTGCGCAGCCAGTTCCAAACCGATGTATCCCGGTAGACCGCCGATACACGCCTGGTGGGCAACGCGCCACGCAGTGTCTGGATTCAGGTGGTAACCATTTCG encodes:
- a CDS encoding DUF732 domain-containing protein, with product MDMRRVVAPLFAAVVTAIALAATANAVPDQGTPAFDEYMQGLDRNGYHLNPDTAWRVAHQACIGGLPGYIGLELAAQGVIGPGAQDRVMDVARKYACPVQ
- the car gene encoding carboxylic acid reductase, with the protein product MCTTTGGSGLDGAQQFRTTDRQFADAAPDPVITERIEQPDATQRDILRTVLAGYAARPALGERPVTVSIDPRTGHSRAQLSSRFIEISYGDLGRRVEAVAKALACDGVSPGDRVAMAGHNTVDYVVLDLALLWLGVVVVPLPSNTTLDDLQVIVAETTPVVMACSIDDVDNVVAVAKSAQGLRRLLLLDYRSVIDGHRDTADVVRARLVEDVLAPVAVEPVEAVVRRGSSGVPPPADHIDVDDPLRLLLYTSGSTGVPKGVMFTDRLTVNAWRPSTRAAWGHPPQLPMITLAALPMSHISGRGLVYSTLGCGGTAYLPAMRDLSTVFDDLAMVRPTQLDFVPRMWDLLLHEYDDRVERRMRHESDRDEVGREVAARIREQVLGGRYFSAMTGSAVMSPQAKARIETLIGLHLQEGYGTTETGVISVDGRVRRPPVLDYQLIDVPELGYFQTDFPHPRGELVVKSSAASPGYYRQSAPMRDAHGYFHTGDIVAEIAPDQLCYLDRRSNVVKLSTGEFVAVAKVEAALTQSDMIEQAYVCADGEHPYLLAVIVPSARALSAYGTADVGALKSGIRSAIVSVGRDCGLRSMEIPREIVIESDPFTVANGLLTGMGKLVRPRLERRYATELRQMHGRLANEPKPFEEQSILETVMSVAVTILGLDSTANVTPQSRFVDLGGDSLSALRFAKMLGEQYGIEVPVSSVIDPTMTLRSLAGVIDSHGDVTTSQLSHDAVHGCAPDILHAADLRVEKFIDLAAVAAPTSVRIDNRVVLLTGATGFLGRHLTLAWLERLAVEGGQLICLVRGDDDAAARRRLDEEFDRGDATPRERYRHLAEARLTVLAGRKNAHLLDLDARTWRMLAESVDLIVDCAALVNHVLPYRELFGPNVAGTAELIRLAATSRVKEFAYVSSIGIGASVPYSAFTESADIRNISPTRAVDNAYASGYLNSKWASEVLLRDAHESYGIQASIFRCGPVLASTARVGRVGLSDTTARLVRSLIVTGLAPKSFYELSDDGGRRASHFGGLPVDFVAKAIVALAYRGPSGFETYHVVPPDDDGIGLDEFVDWLIDDGYPIHRIGDYAEWFTQFQAALQALPHDQRESSVLPLLHAFAHPRRPFRGPLAHADRFREALIEAAISAGGAVPRPSGRDIAQYGLPGQSIVRHGGL
- a CDS encoding MFS transporter — its product is MPDLRRSSFGHRSGSAFAFALLAYAFAAIMVGTTLPTPMYALYAERMHFAVLTTTVIYAAYAGGVLFALLAFGRWSDAVGRRPMLLAGVVAALASAVVFLVADSVPQLLVGRVLSGLSAGLFTGTGTAAVIEAAPPRWHARAATVATIANIGGLGAGPLLAGLLVQYAPHPLQLPFLIHIVLAAMAGIAVLVVPETSERTGSIGVQRLSVPVEVRAIFIIAALAAFAGFAVAGLFTAVAPSFLANVIGIDNHAIAGVIACSIFAASAVAQIGATRIPPQRAVAVGCAILTVGMVILTAALYFSSLPGLIAAAVVSGAGQGISFSRGLAAVAELTPPGRRAEVSSTYFVVAYVAISLPVVSEGLAARDWGLRTAGLAFAIAVGVLSVICMVAILWQESRQTRTVDLSAST
- a CDS encoding acyltransferase, encoding MTSAVATPARKAASLFPTPAEVEAATPADRDRAIDVIRIVSLVGVVFGHTIMATSTIRDDVFVWSNLLTASTVFQALTWVFQIMPLFFFAGVAASVTSWRPGTSPRAVPAIQPWGGWLLKRCTRLYRPVFYYLAFWGVTLTVLRFVLPVHVYEPVAGISIQLLWFLGAYVLVLAAVPLLARITTTAQLAAAVIGTYAFIAAIDVVRITMDRAGHATLGYLNTVVWLIPGMFGVAYRRGLLPVRSALAIGFGMLGVNLTLLVVGPYELSLVGIESQHLKNMTPPSLLLAGHAIMMCAFATAAAPAISRWAQRPRVWWLAAIGNSGAMTLYLWHMPLLLGMHLVFDRLGLDRYDPASPGFIALSVVQLALMIVLVTTAFVALRPLENSPLPLWDGGSVDKRGIRSATVGLLLCTAGAATLISVAWGLKDQGLYCVTVMLTALAAARWLGTGTFRARRGGRSIALATRTERYPGRLAEEQHHRR